One genomic window of Terriglobia bacterium includes the following:
- a CDS encoding GNAT family N-acetyltransferase — MAIEIRDVIPADRPWVRDAVAAEWGTPTVVSRGHLHAADELPGFVALRERATVGLLTYRVEDRQLEVVTLQAFVRRIGVGSALMAAAKQAARRDGCTRLWLVTTNDNTPAQAFYRAVGLRLAGVHSGAVRLSRMLKPEIPVLGLNGVPIEDEMEYEVVSQR, encoded by the coding sequence GTGGCGATCGAGATCCGGGATGTGATACCGGCGGACCGGCCATGGGTTCGTGACGCGGTCGCAGCCGAGTGGGGCACGCCGACCGTCGTGTCCCGCGGCCACCTGCACGCCGCGGACGAGCTCCCTGGTTTCGTTGCCCTTCGCGAGCGCGCGACGGTGGGTCTGTTGACCTATCGAGTCGAGGACAGGCAGTTGGAGGTCGTCACTTTGCAGGCGTTCGTGCGGCGCATCGGGGTGGGCTCAGCGCTCATGGCGGCGGCCAAGCAGGCGGCTCGGCGAGATGGCTGCACACGGCTCTGGCTCGTGACCACGAACGACAACACGCCCGCGCAGGCGTTCTACCGGGCCGTGGGGCTTCGGCTCGCGGGCGTGCACAGCGGGGCCGTCCGTCTTTCCCGCATGTTGAAGCCGGAGATCCCGGTGCTCGGACTGAACGGCGTGCCGATCGAGGACGAGATGGAATACGAGGTGGTTTCGCAGAGGTGA
- a CDS encoding aminotransferase class V-fold PLP-dependent enzyme, with amino-acid sequence MPYLTTDYFNPSSAYERAQPAAAALKRSRQALAQFLGGVEPDEIVFTSCATESVNAALRGAVKAAPDRRHIVTTAVEHPAVLEVCREMAAGGIEVTFLPVDPSGNLDMRDFIRALRPDTLLAAIMHANNETGVIFPIEELSRITKETEPEILFFTDATQTAGKLNLDLRGSLRHVDLLALSGHKLHAPKGVGALYVKRGTRWRPVMVGGHQESGRRAGTENVAYVVGLARAAELARENHEADERRIRVLRDRLEAELTARIPSVEVNGKGAPRLPNTLSISVHFIEGEGMLYLLNDRGICASSGSACTSGSLEPSHVLKAMRIPFTAVHGSVRFSLSRYNTEQEIDRVIEGFPPIVANLRRLSPYWDQQNDRPRPEAESMMCDRRGRVD; translated from the coding sequence ATGCCCTACCTCACCACGGATTACTTCAATCCCAGCTCGGCGTACGAGAGAGCGCAACCTGCGGCCGCGGCGTTGAAACGCTCGCGGCAGGCCCTCGCACAGTTTCTCGGCGGTGTCGAGCCCGACGAGATCGTGTTCACGTCCTGCGCGACCGAGAGCGTCAACGCGGCGCTCCGCGGCGCGGTCAAGGCCGCTCCGGATCGGAGGCACATCGTCACCACCGCCGTGGAGCATCCGGCGGTGCTGGAGGTTTGCAGGGAGATGGCGGCCGGCGGCATCGAGGTCACCTTTCTGCCGGTCGACCCTTCGGGGAATCTCGACATGCGGGACTTCATCCGTGCCCTTCGGCCCGACACCCTGCTGGCGGCGATCATGCACGCCAACAACGAGACCGGGGTGATCTTCCCGATCGAAGAGCTGTCACGGATCACCAAGGAGACCGAGCCCGAGATCCTCTTCTTCACCGACGCGACCCAGACGGCCGGGAAGCTCAATCTCGATCTTCGCGGTTCCCTGCGGCACGTCGACCTGCTGGCGCTATCGGGCCACAAGCTGCACGCCCCGAAAGGGGTCGGTGCGCTCTACGTCAAGCGCGGCACTCGCTGGCGCCCCGTCATGGTCGGCGGTCATCAGGAGTCGGGAAGGAGGGCGGGGACCGAGAACGTCGCGTACGTCGTCGGGCTGGCCCGAGCCGCCGAGCTGGCACGGGAGAATCACGAAGCCGACGAGCGCCGGATCCGGGTCCTGCGCGACCGTCTCGAGGCGGAGTTGACGGCCCGCATCCCATCCGTTGAGGTCAACGGCAAAGGTGCGCCGCGGCTGCCGAACACGCTGAGCATCTCGGTGCACTTCATCGAAGGAGAAGGGATGCTGTACCTGCTCAACGATCGCGGCATTTGCGCTTCGAGCGGTTCGGCGTGCACCTCCGGGTCGCTCGAGCCCTCGCACGTGCTGAAGGCGATGCGGATTCCTTTCACCGCCGTCCACGGCTCGGTGCGCTTCAGTCTCAGCCGTTACAACACCGAGCAGGAGATCGACCGCGTGATCGAGGGATTCCCGCCGATCGTCGCGAACCTCCGGCGCTTGTCCCCGTACTGGGACCAGCAGAACGACCGACCCCGGCCCGAGGCCGAGTCCATGATGTGCGACCGCCGGGGGCGGGTTGACTGA